In Ignavibacteriota bacterium, one genomic interval encodes:
- a CDS encoding T9SS type A sorting domain-containing protein: protein MSIKYKIILMTFFLGILFSNMKAQSELIVEWADENGDVKVNALYDAITNDTERPEDRVYILRAGGYYWNSERIDNNGFHLRIIGEEPDPNDELKNPAVIQMIARTDGSTTDGIIRGYSDITLKNIWMTGAFAGTGTQTTYQPFQIDATNSTFVFDNCIFDRSNFAMIAFTNSGNDITITNCKFRNLIGRPSTQQWEGRGVSIWADQKSVVVENSTFFNLGFTAIQIESGAAKYVRIVHNTFVNVGRIILQASWWRDAYIANNIIINGFWHAEGYIDYTSAGRDPRATFPGYFNISALPSMYGPEEGRRFLVANTAAYTVPELTSYYADSLLVGKYIGIPAKEDFIDKYETMKILDTMWVDPGMPTNTTENYPNMIQNIQDLRAGNTPAHEWFWNLPVFDGVECYECVSWPLPENFKYTNASLMTASTNGLPLGDLNWFPESKAIWEANHDEYVAYIESLAGDVINYDLVDEAQAEDGTVANGAEVKTAQGLSYYEMNSGFIEWTFEVAEAGQYDINLYLNLKGRGTSGVNFFVNGFEIHDPRGWGQYVFGNDDANTTVNAGFDINNWGWWLVKQEELKEVIDNPSLTPLVLNAGTNVIQIKASWCDNKFGGFELRKAGTTDVVLTLKGADVTAYSVANPVLEGAAWAPQWFKSVALNGGSSTMNLNAPSDGDYVVQAFYQNYDGASSGNVLVDGSTAVTFDYDFDADSVGLSGLSAAFPLTAGTHAIGLSGTGVNLDLVQLIKKSIAVGIENDLLPQGYELSQNYPNPFNPSTQINFSIGKASNVKLDIYNVLGQKVATLLNKPLKAGAHVVNFNAINMSSGVYFYGLEAGEVKLYKKMMLLK, encoded by the coding sequence ATGAGTATTAAGTACAAAATTATTTTGATGACATTTTTTTTGGGAATCCTATTTTCAAATATGAAAGCCCAATCTGAACTGATTGTTGAATGGGCAGATGAAAATGGAGATGTGAAAGTTAATGCATTATATGATGCAATAACTAACGATACTGAAAGACCGGAAGATCGAGTCTATATATTGCGCGCTGGTGGATATTATTGGAATTCCGAAAGAATAGATAATAATGGGTTTCACCTTCGCATTATTGGTGAAGAACCTGATCCAAATGATGAATTAAAAAATCCTGCTGTAATTCAGATGATTGCAAGGACTGATGGTTCTACAACTGATGGTATTATTAGAGGATATAGTGATATTACCTTAAAAAATATTTGGATGACGGGAGCATTTGCTGGTACCGGAACACAAACAACTTATCAGCCATTCCAGATAGACGCAACAAACAGTACCTTTGTTTTTGACAATTGTATTTTTGATAGAAGCAACTTCGCAATGATCGCATTTACAAACAGTGGAAATGATATTACAATTACAAATTGTAAATTCAGAAATTTAATTGGAAGACCAAGTACTCAGCAATGGGAAGGAAGAGGCGTTTCTATATGGGCTGATCAAAAGAGTGTTGTTGTAGAGAATAGTACATTTTTTAATTTGGGTTTTACAGCAATTCAAATTGAAAGCGGAGCCGCGAAATATGTTAGAATAGTTCACAATACATTTGTAAATGTTGGAAGAATTATTCTTCAAGCTAGTTGGTGGCGTGATGCTTATATAGCAAATAATATAATTATTAATGGATTTTGGCACGCAGAAGGTTATATAGATTATACAAGCGCGGGTCGTGATCCGAGAGCCACTTTCCCGGGATATTTTAATATATCTGCTTTACCTTCTATGTATGGACCCGAAGAAGGTAGACGTTTCTTGGTCGCTAATACTGCCGCGTATACAGTTCCTGAATTAACTTCATATTATGCCGATTCTTTGTTAGTTGGGAAATATATAGGAATTCCTGCTAAAGAAGATTTTATTGATAAATATGAAACTATGAAAATTTTGGATACAATGTGGGTTGATCCGGGTATGCCGACAAATACCACTGAAAATTATCCCAACATGATTCAAAATATCCAGGACTTGAGAGCTGGTAATACTCCAGCACACGAATGGTTCTGGAACCTTCCTGTTTTTGATGGAGTTGAGTGTTATGAATGCGTTAGCTGGCCGTTACCAGAAAACTTCAAATATACTAATGCGAGTTTAATGACAGCGAGTACAAATGGCTTACCTTTAGGTGATTTAAATTGGTTTCCTGAATCAAAAGCTATTTGGGAAGCAAATCATGATGAATATGTTGCTTATATTGAAAGTTTAGCAGGCGATGTAATAAATTATGACTTGGTTGACGAAGCACAAGCTGAAGATGGAACTGTGGCAAACGGTGCTGAAGTTAAAACCGCTCAAGGTTTATCTTATTACGAAATGAATTCGGGATTTATTGAATGGACATTTGAAGTAGCCGAAGCTGGACAATATGATATTAATTTATATCTTAACTTAAAAGGACGCGGAACTAGTGGTGTAAACTTTTTTGTAAATGGATTTGAAATTCATGATCCAAGAGGTTGGGGACAATATGTATTTGGAAATGATGATGCAAATACTACTGTAAACGCGGGATTTGATATTAATAACTGGGGTTGGTGGCTCGTTAAACAGGAAGAACTCAAAGAAGTTATCGACAATCCTTCATTAACACCTTTGGTTTTAAATGCTGGAACAAATGTTATTCAAATTAAAGCATCATGGTGTGATAATAAATTTGGTGGATTTGAACTTAGAAAAGCAGGAACAACTGATGTTGTTCTGACACTTAAAGGGGCAGATGTAACAGCATATTCAGTTGCAAATCCGGTTCTTGAAGGCGCTGCTTGGGCTCCTCAATGGTTTAAATCTGTTGCTTTAAATGGAGGAAGTTCAACGATGAATTTGAATGCTCCATCCGACGGTGATTATGTTGTTCAAGCTTTTTATCAAAATTACGATGGTGCTTCGTCTGGAAACGTTTTAGTTGACGGTTCTACTGCAGTTACTTTTGATTATGATTTTGATGCCGATTCAGTTGGTTTATCTGGACTATCGGCTGCTTTCCCGTTAACCGCCGGTACTCACGCTATTGGTTTATCTGGCACGGGAGTAAATTTAGATCTAGTACAGCTTATTAAGAAATCTATAGCAGTTGGAATTGAAAATGATCTGCTGCCTCAAGGTTATGAACTATCGCAAAATTATCCTAATCCATTTAACCCAAGTACACAAATTAATTTTTCAATTGGAAAAGCTTCTAATGTAAAATTAGATATATATAATGTTTTAGGTCAAAAAGTAGCAACTTTATTAAATAAACCATTAAAAGCAGGCGCCCATGTTGTTAATTTTAATGCTATTAACATGAGCTCAGGTGTTTATTTCTATGGTTTAGAAGCTGGTGAAGTTAAACTTTATAAGAAAATGATGCTATTGAAATAG
- a CDS encoding TonB-dependent receptor: MIFSGIIKKNNISLLIFLFVLTHSNIFSQSGALKGKVFDGSTKEALFGANLIIKGTNIGSATDMEGNYIIRNVPSGSQTLEISYIGYNPKTVKINIVENKTIDLNIILDYKVIEGEIVVVTGQVEGQIQAINQQLSSNTISNVVSKSRIEELPDVNAAESIGRLPGVSISRSGGEANKVSIRGLSPKYNTVTVNGVRLPSNSGEDRSVDLSLISSNMLAGIEVKKANTADMDADALGGTIDLRLKEAPSNFKSNLNAQGGYNKMLNDWGNYNINGNISNRFFEDQLGVIIGFNADQYNRSADQYSGSYTRRDSPEGITENIISNVITRDVNTIRDRLGASVVLDYRIPNGRLSINGFFNQLSWDQLRREQTYNLTDNRHYISFRDNGGKTNIFTAAFGSEQDFDWVKYDVGLSLSGSKTTAPNEREFSFVREGGSFVGAITVDTYPTEISKLATNDSTRIGIQDVYRYDTDRNENQSTIQFNIQIPINISNDVNGYFKTGAKFRWLDRLNDQEQFGRNGLYYGNGNGPNNFLSVLGERIPEWDVEGLVDQYGVLPISHFLSNYSRDNFLDKKFPLGFQADFKMLNRMYDALNMVTDSSGSQLDIITIGSLADDYEGVEHYQAAYAMAEFNFGNLFTFIPGVRFENDYSKYTAYVFREVTINNTPAPPADLDTITSIRQNDYFLPMIHLISTPYDWLKIRLAYTQTLTRPDFNMYAPVTRINSYNNYMRAANTKLRPSVSTNYDLSVSVYENHIGLLTLSGFYKSIKDLIFQYNYPINADIPLLEGFRIPSNWTKNVQYGADTYINNENPAYYNGLEIDWQTNLWFVPYLEGVVLNINYTRIFSEMDKQRFTLVQSDRRKPGGGPPRYYMDLADTVRTSRLPDQPSHIANITLGYDYKGFSARLSFLYQTDKVAYIDLKKELDQFTGEYSRWDLTLQQSILENLQLFCNFTNLNERPDESFRGRTLSNPTYIEYYGLTIDFGVRIKL; the protein is encoded by the coding sequence ATGATATTTAGTGGTATTATAAAAAAGAACAACATAAGTTTGTTAATATTTCTTTTCGTTTTAACTCATTCAAATATCTTTTCACAGAGCGGTGCATTGAAGGGCAAAGTTTTTGATGGAAGCACAAAAGAGGCGTTATTTGGAGCAAATTTAATAATTAAAGGAACTAATATTGGCTCAGCTACAGATATGGAAGGGAATTATATAATCAGAAATGTTCCTTCCGGCAGCCAAACTTTAGAAATTTCATACATTGGCTATAACCCCAAAACAGTTAAAATCAATATTGTTGAAAATAAAACAATAGATCTAAATATTATTCTTGATTATAAGGTTATAGAAGGGGAAATTGTTGTTGTAACCGGTCAAGTTGAAGGACAAATTCAAGCAATAAATCAGCAATTATCTTCGAACACTATATCAAATGTTGTTTCAAAAAGCCGCATTGAAGAACTTCCTGATGTTAATGCCGCAGAGTCAATTGGTAGATTACCAGGTGTTTCAATTAGCCGTTCCGGCGGAGAAGCAAATAAAGTTTCAATTCGCGGACTATCTCCAAAATATAATACTGTAACTGTAAATGGTGTTCGCTTGCCGTCAAACAGCGGTGAAGATAGAAGTGTTGATCTTTCATTAATTTCATCAAATATGCTTGCTGGTATTGAAGTAAAAAAAGCTAACACCGCTGATATGGATGCAGATGCATTAGGCGGAACAATAGACTTAAGGTTAAAAGAGGCCCCATCAAATTTTAAATCCAATCTTAATGCTCAAGGTGGATACAATAAAATGTTAAATGATTGGGGAAATTATAATATAAATGGGAATATTAGTAATAGATTTTTTGAAGATCAATTGGGGGTTATTATAGGGTTTAATGCCGACCAATATAACAGAAGTGCTGATCAATACTCAGGAAGTTATACAAGAAGAGATTCTCCAGAAGGAATAACAGAAAATATTATAAGTAATGTTATAACAAGAGATGTAAATACAATAAGAGATAGATTAGGTGCAAGCGTAGTTTTGGATTATAGAATTCCAAACGGCAGACTTTCTATAAATGGATTTTTTAACCAGTTAAGCTGGGATCAGTTAAGAAGAGAGCAGACTTATAATTTGACTGATAACCGTCACTACATTTCGTTTAGAGATAATGGAGGAAAAACAAACATTTTCACTGCCGCCTTTGGATCTGAACAGGATTTTGATTGGGTAAAATATGACGTTGGCTTATCATTAAGCGGATCGAAGACAACAGCGCCTAACGAACGTGAATTTTCATTTGTTAGAGAAGGGGGATCATTTGTTGGAGCAATAACGGTTGACACTTACCCTACCGAAATATCTAAGCTTGCTACAAACGATTCTACACGAATAGGAATTCAGGATGTATATAGATATGATACTGATAGAAACGAAAACCAATCTACAATTCAATTCAATATACAAATACCTATAAATATATCTAATGATGTTAATGGTTATTTCAAAACAGGAGCAAAATTCAGATGGTTGGACAGGTTAAATGACCAAGAGCAATTTGGAAGAAATGGTCTTTACTATGGAAATGGAAATGGACCAAATAATTTTCTTTCGGTTCTTGGTGAAAGAATTCCGGAATGGGATGTTGAAGGATTGGTAGATCAATACGGTGTTTTGCCAATTTCACATTTTCTTTCAAACTATTCAAGGGATAATTTTTTAGATAAAAAGTTTCCATTAGGTTTTCAAGCAGATTTTAAAATGTTGAATAGAATGTATGATGCATTAAATATGGTAACAGATAGCAGCGGATCTCAGCTAGACATAATAACTATAGGAAGTTTAGCCGACGATTATGAAGGAGTTGAACATTATCAAGCTGCTTATGCTATGGCTGAATTTAATTTTGGTAATTTATTTACATTTATTCCAGGGGTAAGATTTGAAAATGATTATTCAAAATATACAGCTTATGTTTTTAGAGAAGTTACAATAAATAATACTCCTGCGCCGCCGGCCGATTTAGATACTATTACATCAATTAGACAAAATGATTACTTTCTTCCTATGATTCATTTAATTTCAACACCATATGATTGGTTGAAAATTAGACTAGCGTATACTCAAACTTTAACAAGACCTGATTTTAATATGTACGCTCCCGTAACCAGAATAAACTCATACAATAACTATATGCGGGCTGCCAATACCAAATTAAGACCATCAGTTTCAACAAATTATGATCTTTCAGTTTCGGTATATGAAAATCATATTGGCCTTTTAACATTATCCGGATTTTATAAATCAATTAAAGATTTAATTTTTCAGTATAATTATCCTATAAATGCAGACATTCCACTTCTTGAGGGATTTAGAATTCCAAGTAATTGGACAAAAAATGTTCAATATGGAGCTGACACATATATCAATAATGAAAATCCTGCTTATTATAACGGATTAGAAATAGACTGGCAAACTAATTTATGGTTTGTTCCATATTTAGAAGGTGTTGTTCTCAACATAAATTATACAAGAATATTTTCTGAAATGGATAAACAAAGATTTACTTTAGTGCAATCTGATAGAAGAAAACCTGGAGGAGGACCGCCTCGATATTATATGGATCTGGCTGATACTGTAAGAACTAGCAGATTACCGGATCAACCTTCGCATATTGCAAATATTACATTGGGTTATGATTATAAGGGATTTTCGGCAAGACTTTCATTCTTATATCAAACTGATAAAGTTGCATATATTGACTTAAAAAAAGAACTAGATCAATTTACCGGAGAATATTCAAGATGGGATTTAACATTACAGCAATCAATTTTAGAGAATTTACAACTGTTCTGTAATTTTACAAACCTAAATGAACGACCGGATGAAAGTTTTAGAGGCAGAACATTAAGTAATCCAACATATATAGAATATTATGGGCTGACAATCGACTTTGGAGTAAGAATTAAATTATAA
- a CDS encoding glycosyl hydrolase family 2, whose translation MKSKLFLFVFAILVNSIFCQIKLPSIIGSNMVLQQKSEAPLWGKGVPNTEIEINAGWGENVRCKVGTDSLWEVKIKTPNAGGPFSIKITSNKNKIELTNILIGEVWLCSGQSNMEMPLEGWPPRDIILNSSNEIANSKNNNIRFFTVSRDFSVSPKDNCTGEWVECNPTTSKTFSATAYFFGKKLNKELDVPIGLIHSSWGGTLAEAWTSQEFISKIPEFEGIQKKIKESGPIAIELSKWLSQFKKIDMSKKVGDDIWSNLEFDDDDCSKINLNDKGWEIMELPNLWESTDLGEFDGAIWFRKNIELPNDWLNKDLQIELGPIDDFDITFVNGVKVGAIEKDGNYQTKRIYKISSSVNNSKNILIAVRVNDTRGGGGIYGNKDELKLVNLENNSALSIAGEWKYLPVAEFKGMTYFVYGSNSETFNSRPKLPLQLSANTPTVLYNAMINPLVPYKIKGVIWYQGESNAGNPQLYETLFPTMITNWRLSFSDNFPFYYTQIAPYNYGENTKSEFLRDAQRKTLSLGNTGMAVTLDIGDTTNIHPADKKDVGERLAFWALNKQYDKNIIYSGPLFKSYSISNGKIEIEFDNTGSGLNIKEGKNQFLIADESRKFVNAKSKIENNKLIVWCDKIKNPLAVRYAWHNNAQATLFNNEGLPASSFRTDDWVK comes from the coding sequence ATGAAATCAAAATTATTTCTCTTTGTGTTTGCGATTTTAGTCAATTCAATTTTCTGCCAAATAAAATTACCTTCAATAATTGGCAGTAATATGGTCCTTCAGCAGAAAAGTGAAGCGCCGCTTTGGGGAAAAGGAGTTCCCAATACTGAAATAGAAATAAACGCGGGCTGGGGAGAGAATGTTAGGTGTAAAGTTGGCACAGATTCACTTTGGGAAGTAAAAATTAAAACTCCGAATGCAGGCGGACCGTTCAGCATTAAAATTACAAGCAATAAAAATAAAATTGAATTAACTAATATTTTAATAGGAGAAGTTTGGTTATGTTCTGGACAGTCAAATATGGAAATGCCGCTTGAAGGTTGGCCGCCTAGAGATATAATTTTAAACTCATCTAATGAAATAGCTAATTCAAAAAATAATAACATAAGATTTTTTACTGTTTCCAGAGATTTCTCTGTTAGTCCTAAAGACAATTGCACCGGTGAATGGGTAGAATGCAATCCAACAACTTCAAAAACATTTAGCGCGACAGCATATTTTTTTGGAAAAAAATTAAATAAAGAATTAGATGTTCCCATAGGTCTAATTCATTCTAGCTGGGGAGGAACACTTGCAGAAGCTTGGACAAGTCAAGAATTTATATCTAAAATTCCGGAATTTGAAGGAATACAAAAAAAAATAAAAGAAAGCGGACCAATAGCAATTGAATTGAGTAAATGGCTAAGTCAATTTAAAAAAATAGATATGAGTAAGAAAGTTGGAGATGACATTTGGTCAAATTTGGAATTTGATGATGATGACTGTAGTAAAATAAATCTGAATGATAAAGGTTGGGAAATAATGGAACTTCCAAATCTATGGGAAAGTACCGATCTTGGTGAATTTGACGGAGCTATTTGGTTTAGAAAAAATATAGAATTACCGAATGATTGGCTGAACAAGGATTTACAAATAGAGTTGGGACCGATTGATGATTTTGACATTACATTTGTAAATGGTGTAAAAGTCGGCGCAATTGAAAAAGACGGAAATTATCAGACCAAAAGAATATATAAAATTTCGTCAAGTGTAAATAATTCTAAAAATATTTTAATTGCGGTTAGAGTAAATGATACAAGGGGCGGCGGAGGAATATACGGAAATAAAGATGAATTGAAATTAGTTAATTTGGAAAATAACTCGGCATTATCTATTGCAGGTGAATGGAAATATTTGCCCGTAGCTGAGTTTAAAGGAATGACATATTTTGTTTACGGTTCTAATTCAGAAACCTTTAACAGCAGACCGAAACTTCCTTTGCAGTTAAGCGCAAACACTCCAACAGTATTATATAATGCAATGATAAATCCTTTAGTTCCGTATAAAATAAAAGGAGTTATTTGGTATCAAGGAGAATCAAACGCTGGAAACCCGCAATTATACGAAACACTTTTCCCAACAATGATTACAAACTGGAGATTATCATTTAGCGATAATTTTCCGTTTTATTATACTCAGATTGCGCCATATAATTACGGTGAAAATACAAAATCCGAATTCTTAAGAGACGCGCAAAGAAAAACTTTGTCGCTTGGCAATACGGGTATGGCAGTTACACTTGATATCGGCGATACAACAAATATTCATCCGGCGGATAAAAAAGATGTAGGCGAAAGATTAGCGTTCTGGGCATTGAATAAACAGTATGATAAAAATATAATTTACAGCGGACCTTTATTCAAATCATATTCAATAAGTAATGGTAAAATCGAAATTGAATTTGATAATACAGGAAGCGGCTTAAATATTAAAGAAGGTAAAAATCAATTTCTAATTGCGGACGAAAGCAGAAAATTTGTTAATGCAAAATCCAAAATTGAAAATAATAAATTAATTGTTTGGTGCGATAAAATTAAAAATCCATTAGCGGTTAGATATGCATGGCATAACAATGCGCAAGCAACATTGTTCAATAATGAAGGTTTACCGGCATCATCATTTAGAACAGATGACTGGGTGAAATAA
- a CDS encoding AGE family epimerase/isomerase translates to MDLKNTLNEMTFQLKNNLLDKWYPKVVDNENGGYFTNLSYDFKLEDSQDKMIVTQARNIWTLSKSANFVDTNNYVNYAMHGFDFLQNKMWDKLNGGFYQIRNREGKYTETEGWKNEKRIYGNAYGLFALASLYKISKNQKVLDFAKQIFYWIDTFAHDEKNGGYFQFLTEDCKIFDKESDYVTNANDKMEVGYKDQNSSIHLLEAFTEFFGVYDSNLLKERLTEMLLLIRDVITTDKGYLQLFFDQKWNPISFKDHSEEMLKQNYKLDHVSFGHDYETAFLMLEASFKLGIENDLKTLRIAKKMVDHALENGWDNEKGGFFDGGYYFNDNEKCKIIMNTKTWWAQAEALNIYLIMAQIFPNENKYIETFINEWNYIKEFIIDKEYGDWYWGGIDIEPYQKTKPKGRIWKGTYHNGRALMNCITILSNQDFQIYKVSEGFRKNKIEMNGFIDHWKKTAELL, encoded by the coding sequence ATGGACCTTAAAAATACTCTTAATGAAATGACTTTCCAGCTTAAAAACAATTTATTGGATAAATGGTATCCTAAAGTTGTTGATAATGAAAACGGCGGATATTTTACAAATCTTTCATATGATTTTAAACTTGAAGATTCTCAAGATAAAATGATTGTTACTCAAGCAAGAAATATTTGGACACTATCAAAATCTGCAAATTTTGTTGATACAAATAACTATGTAAATTACGCAATGCACGGATTTGATTTTCTTCAAAATAAAATGTGGGATAAATTAAATGGCGGTTTTTACCAAATCAGAAACAGAGAAGGCAAATATACTGAAACGGAAGGCTGGAAAAATGAAAAAAGAATTTACGGAAACGCATATGGTTTATTTGCTTTAGCATCACTTTATAAAATTTCAAAAAATCAGAAAGTGCTGGATTTTGCTAAACAAATTTTTTATTGGATTGATACGTTCGCACATGATGAAAAGAATGGCGGATATTTTCAATTTTTGACGGAAGATTGTAAAATTTTCGATAAGGAAAGTGACTACGTTACTAATGCAAATGACAAAATGGAAGTTGGTTATAAAGATCAAAATTCTTCAATTCATCTGCTAGAAGCTTTTACGGAATTTTTCGGAGTTTATGATTCCAATTTACTCAAAGAACGTTTAACTGAGATGTTACTATTAATTCGTGATGTAATAACCACCGATAAAGGATATTTACAATTATTTTTTGATCAAAAATGGAATCCGATCTCATTTAAAGATCATTCGGAAGAAATGCTCAAGCAAAATTACAAATTAGATCATGTATCTTTCGGGCATGATTATGAAACCGCATTTTTAATGTTGGAAGCTTCTTTTAAATTGGGAATAGAAAACGATCTTAAGACTTTAAGAATTGCTAAAAAAATGGTTGATCATGCATTGGAAAACGGATGGGATAATGAAAAAGGCGGATTTTTTGACGGAGGATACTATTTCAATGATAACGAAAAATGTAAAATAATAATGAATACAAAAACGTGGTGGGCTCAGGCTGAAGCGTTAAATATTTATTTAATTATGGCTCAGATTTTTCCAAATGAAAATAAATATATTGAAACATTTATCAATGAATGGAACTACATTAAGGAATTTATTATTGATAAAGAATACGGCGACTGGTATTGGGGCGGAATAGATATTGAACCTTATCAAAAAACGAAACCAAAAGGTAGAATTTGGAAAGGGACCTATCACAATGGAAGAGCTTTAATGAACTGCATAACAATTTTATCCAATCAGGACTTTCAAATCTATAAAGTAAGTGAAGGATTTAGAAAAAATAAAATCGAAATGAATGGATTTATTGATCACTGGAAAAAAACCGCTGAATTATTATAA